Part of the uncultured Methanobrevibacter sp. genome, TGAAATTATTTTCACCGGCGCATTCAGAACGATCCCAATCAGTAATGGCAATGGGCGGAATAAATGCCGCATTAAACACTAAAGGAGAAGATGACTCTGTAAATGAACATTATACAGACACCATTAATGCAGGACAACATATCAACAACCATAATGCCGTGGAAAAACTAACAAATGATGCCCCAGAAATAATTGATTGGTTAAGCAAACTTGGAACAAGTTTCACAAGAGATGACGACGGCAATGTGGATGTCAGGTACTTTGGTGGCCAAAAGAAGATGAGAACAGCTTATGCCGGTGCAAGAACAGGAAAACAGATTCTAACAGCAATCAACACTGAATGCAGGAAATGGGAATATAAAGAAAAAATTAAAAGATACATCGGTTGGAGATTCTTATCATTGATATTGGACGATAATAAAGTCTGTCGTGGCGTGGTTATGATTAATGAAAATACAGAGGAAATAAGAGATTTTTATGCTGATTTTGTTGTTATAGCATCCGGCGGCATGAATAAGGTTTTTGGAAAAATCAGCGGATCCCTGCACAATGATGGATTTGTAAGTGGGAAATTATTGCATCAGGGTATTGAATTAGCCAATATGGAAATGATACAGTACCATCCAACAACCATAGAAACCCCTGTTAAAAGAATGCTCATTACTGAAGCCGCCCGTGGAGAAGGTGGTAGATTATATACTTTGCGCAATGGTGAAAAATGGTATTTCATGGAAGAATGGTATCCTGAACAGGGTGCTTTAATGCCTCGCGATGTTGTATCTCGAAGCATATACCGAGTATGTCATGAAGATAACATGGGAATTGATGGTGAAAATAAGGTTTATTTGGATTTAACTCACTTGGATGAAAAAACCGTCAAAACTAAGCTTGATGAGGTTTATGATGTTTGTATGAACTATTTAAATCTTGACCCTACTCGT contains:
- a CDS encoding FAD-binding protein — its product is MVKEIIVIGAGLAGLTCSVKSANKNMHVKLFSPAHSERSQSVMAMGGINAALNTKGEDDSVNEHYTDTINAGQHINNHNAVEKLTNDAPEIIDWLSKLGTSFTRDDDGNVDVRYFGGQKKMRTAYAGARTGKQILTAINTECRKWEYKEKIKRYIGWRFLSLILDDNKVCRGVVMINENTEEIRDFYADFVVIASGGMNKVFGKISGSLHNDGFVSGKLLHQGIELANMEMIQYHPTTIETPVKRMLITEAARGEGGRLYTLRNGEKWYFMEEWYPEQGALMPRDVVSRSIYRVCHEDNMGIDGENKVYLDLTHLDEKTVKTKLDEVYDVCMNYLNLDPTREPIPVYPGVHYFMGGIRTDDAHKTNIRNLFAIGECSSQYHGANRLGGNSLLGAIHGGWVVADQLEEISCENNSFEEYEILNYEYDAYENWKELQKEANNISSYEIEEEIANIMNRTMGIYRTESELKEGLNKLDSLETIHVNSHGCYYDYILLKSLIDIAKAMLSSALARKESRGAHQRLDYPETNEEYLKTTVISFDNDELKITFNDTEERMSW